From Leifsonia sp. fls2-241-R2A-40a, one genomic window encodes:
- a CDS encoding 3-hydroxyacyl-CoA dehydrogenase family protein — protein sequence MSTDGSGGAELQDALPSRVAVIGGGRMGAGIAHAFLMAGAEVAVVERDASAASEARDRILSAVEGSVLRGATPPDPARLLVTVTWEALSGAGLAIEAVPEVLDFKREALRRAEDLLPVDAVLATNTSSLSIDALAAGLERPGAFLGLHFFNPVPASALVEIVLGTATATTAAESAERWIRALGKTTVTVRDSPGFASSRLGVLLGLEAIRMVEDGVATPDDIDTAMELGYKHPVGPLRLTDMVGLDVRLDIAEYLARELGPRFEPPELLRQMVAEGMLGRKTGQGFFFWGADGSSIPTAGERPR from the coding sequence ATGAGCACGGACGGATCGGGAGGCGCTGAGCTGCAGGACGCCCTGCCGTCGCGCGTCGCCGTCATCGGCGGCGGACGGATGGGCGCCGGAATCGCGCACGCCTTCCTCATGGCCGGCGCCGAGGTCGCGGTGGTCGAGCGCGACGCGTCGGCGGCGTCGGAGGCGCGCGACCGCATCCTCTCGGCCGTGGAGGGCAGCGTGCTGCGCGGGGCGACCCCACCCGACCCGGCGCGCCTCCTCGTGACGGTGACGTGGGAGGCGCTCAGCGGAGCAGGACTGGCGATCGAGGCCGTCCCCGAGGTGCTCGACTTCAAGCGCGAGGCGTTGCGCCGCGCCGAAGACCTGCTCCCGGTGGATGCGGTGCTCGCCACCAACACGTCCTCCCTCTCGATCGACGCCCTCGCCGCCGGGCTCGAGCGGCCCGGGGCCTTCCTGGGGCTCCACTTCTTCAACCCGGTGCCCGCCTCCGCCCTCGTGGAGATCGTGCTCGGCACCGCGACCGCGACCACGGCGGCGGAGTCCGCCGAGCGCTGGATCCGCGCCCTCGGCAAGACCACCGTCACCGTGCGCGACTCCCCCGGCTTCGCCTCCTCGCGTCTCGGGGTGCTGCTGGGCCTGGAGGCCATCCGCATGGTCGAGGACGGTGTCGCCACCCCGGACGACATCGACACGGCGATGGAGCTCGGCTACAAGCATCCCGTCGGCCCGCTGCGGCTCACCGACATGGTGGGGCTGGATGTCCGGCTCGATATCGCCGAATACCTCGCGCGCGAACTCGGGCCGCGGTTCGAGCCGCCCGAGCTGCTGCGGCAGATGGTCGCCGAGGGGATGCTCGGACGGAAGACCGGCCAGGGGTTCTTCTTCTGGGGAGCCGACGGCTCGTCCATCCCTACCGCCGGGGAGCGTCCACGATGA
- a CDS encoding enoyl-CoA hydratase/isomerase family protein, producing the protein MTDDRSLRIEEHPDRVVVTLDRPERRNAIDQAMVNELHGVCAALESEPRILLLTGAHGVFASGADIAELRERTAADAHRGINDTIFDRIAALPMPVIAALDGYALGGGAELAYAADLRVGTPRLRIGNPETGLGIIAAAGALWRLPQLVGLPLATELVLTGRILNGQEALAAGLVSSLHEPEDLLGAAHALADRIAANDPLATRLTKRVLRAPIAEHPAAEREAQAELFESPEKKRRMTEFLERRSR; encoded by the coding sequence ATGACCGACGACCGCAGCCTCCGGATCGAGGAGCACCCGGACCGGGTCGTGGTGACGCTCGACCGGCCCGAGCGCCGCAACGCGATCGACCAGGCCATGGTGAACGAGCTGCACGGGGTGTGCGCGGCGCTGGAGAGCGAGCCGCGCATCCTGCTTCTCACCGGGGCGCACGGCGTCTTCGCGTCGGGCGCCGACATCGCCGAGCTGCGGGAGCGGACGGCGGCGGATGCGCACCGCGGCATCAACGACACGATCTTCGACCGCATCGCGGCTCTGCCGATGCCGGTCATCGCCGCGCTCGACGGCTACGCCCTCGGCGGCGGGGCCGAGCTCGCGTACGCGGCCGACCTCCGCGTCGGCACGCCCCGGCTGCGGATCGGCAACCCCGAGACGGGGCTCGGGATCATCGCGGCCGCGGGCGCGCTGTGGCGGCTTCCGCAGCTGGTGGGGCTGCCGCTCGCGACCGAGCTGGTGCTGACCGGGCGCATCCTGAACGGGCAGGAGGCGCTCGCGGCGGGTCTGGTGTCGTCCCTGCACGAGCCGGAGGACCTGCTCGGCGCCGCGCACGCCCTCGCCGACCGGATCGCCGCGAACGACCCGCTCGCGACGCGGCTGACCAAGCGGGTGCTGCGGGCGCCGATCGCCGAGCATCCCGCAGCCGAGCGCGAAGCCCAGGCGGAGCTGTTCGAGTCGCCGGAGAAGAAGCGGCGCATGACCGAATTCCTGGAACGGAGGTCGCGATGA
- a CDS encoding acetyl-CoA C-acyltransferase: MAEAYLVGGVRTPVGRYGGALAGVRADDLAALVVAEAVRRAAAPPDALDEVILGAANQAGEDNRNVARMAVLLAGLPDEVPAMTVNRLCASGLTAVIQAAQAIRAGDADLIVAGGVESMTRAPWVQAKPDKPWSRPGPQFDTSIGWRFTNPRLLARDKATYTMPETAEEVARLDGISREEADAFALESHRRAAAAADGGRFDAELIDVETPSGPVSADEGIRRDTGPEALARLKPVVAGGSVVTAGNASPLNDGASAIVVASAEAVERYGLQPRARIVAAASAGVAPEVMGLGPVPATQKALARAGLGVEDLDAVELNEAFASQAIACIRRLGLDPARVNADGGAIALGHALGSSGSRILVTLLGRMEREGARRGLATMCVGVGQGTSLIVEAV, from the coding sequence ATGGCGGAGGCCTACCTCGTCGGCGGCGTGCGCACGCCCGTCGGCCGTTACGGCGGCGCGCTGGCGGGCGTCCGCGCGGACGACCTCGCCGCACTCGTCGTCGCCGAGGCGGTCCGCCGCGCCGCCGCGCCGCCGGACGCGCTCGACGAGGTGATCCTGGGCGCCGCCAACCAGGCCGGCGAGGACAACCGGAACGTCGCCCGCATGGCGGTGCTGCTCGCCGGGCTGCCCGACGAGGTCCCGGCCATGACGGTGAACCGGCTGTGCGCCTCCGGCCTCACCGCCGTCATCCAGGCCGCGCAGGCGATCCGCGCAGGGGATGCGGACCTGATCGTTGCGGGCGGCGTCGAGTCGATGACGCGGGCGCCCTGGGTGCAGGCGAAGCCTGACAAGCCCTGGTCGCGTCCCGGCCCCCAGTTTGACACGTCCATCGGCTGGCGCTTCACCAACCCCCGTCTCCTCGCTCGCGACAAGGCGACCTACACGATGCCCGAAACGGCGGAGGAGGTCGCCCGTCTCGACGGGATCAGCCGGGAGGAGGCGGACGCGTTCGCACTGGAGAGCCACCGGCGAGCTGCGGCTGCGGCGGACGGCGGACGGTTCGACGCCGAGCTGATCGACGTCGAGACACCGAGCGGCCCGGTCAGTGCCGACGAGGGGATCCGCCGTGACACCGGTCCGGAGGCTCTCGCCCGATTGAAGCCGGTCGTCGCCGGCGGCAGCGTCGTCACCGCGGGCAACGCCTCCCCGCTCAACGACGGAGCCTCGGCCATCGTCGTCGCCAGCGCGGAGGCGGTGGAGCGGTACGGACTGCAGCCGCGCGCGCGGATCGTCGCCGCAGCGAGCGCGGGGGTCGCCCCGGAGGTGATGGGCCTCGGCCCGGTGCCGGCGACGCAGAAGGCGCTCGCCCGCGCCGGCCTCGGCGTCGAGGACCTCGACGCGGTCGAGCTCAACGAAGCGTTCGCCAGCCAGGCCATCGCGTGCATCCGGCGACTCGGGCTCGACCCCGCCCGCGTCAACGCCGACGGCGGAGCCATCGCGCTGGGTCATGCCCTCGGGTCGAGCGGGTCGCGCATCCTGGTCACCCTGCTCGGACGGATGGAGCGGGAGGGCGCGCGACGCGGGCTCGCGACCATGTGCGTGGGCGTCGGCCAAGGCACCTCGCTGATCGTGGAGGCGGTATGA
- a CDS encoding low temperature requirement protein A, whose protein sequence is MTIRLPVSDRDPSRADWMELFFDLIFVALVGQLAHGLHAHPGFAAIGVFLALFAAVWWSWANLTFVVDVSPQLTRRGLSLVMLAAMFAVGAMAVAAPEAIGERAWLFAAGNAAIRIVLLAVWMRLSWRDGVASRIRISSYNGFTAVLWLVSIWVPEPAGYVLWAVAIALEVILLVTTASRWSSGRFETLNVEHLSERFGLLVIIVLGESVLSMVAAVSEAWTVAAGVVGFLGLVTVALLAWSFFLFGVDAMQAGLVRLRERRDVRGIRDTVAFLPFVLLAGVTAVSAALAEAIAHPFEPLPPALAVCLGGGIALYYATNAAISRRYGDPWPVVLRWGVPAVVLSLLLVPIGVVVPAAATVACAVVALGYVIPHAEVSARRRARAARA, encoded by the coding sequence ATGACCATCCGGCTCCCCGTCAGCGATCGCGACCCCTCGCGGGCCGACTGGATGGAGCTGTTCTTCGACCTGATCTTCGTCGCGCTCGTCGGCCAGCTCGCGCACGGTCTGCACGCGCATCCCGGATTCGCGGCCATCGGTGTGTTCCTGGCGCTCTTCGCCGCGGTCTGGTGGTCGTGGGCCAACCTGACGTTCGTCGTCGACGTCTCGCCCCAACTCACCCGTCGCGGACTGTCGCTGGTGATGCTCGCGGCGATGTTCGCGGTCGGGGCGATGGCGGTCGCCGCCCCCGAGGCGATCGGCGAGCGCGCATGGCTGTTCGCGGCCGGGAACGCCGCCATCCGGATCGTGCTGCTGGCGGTGTGGATGCGGCTCTCCTGGCGCGACGGCGTGGCGTCGCGCATCCGCATCTCGTCGTACAACGGGTTCACGGCGGTGCTGTGGCTGGTGTCGATCTGGGTGCCGGAGCCGGCCGGGTACGTGCTGTGGGCGGTCGCGATCGCGCTCGAGGTGATCCTACTGGTGACGACGGCGTCGCGCTGGTCGTCGGGGCGGTTCGAGACGCTCAACGTCGAGCACTTGTCGGAGCGCTTCGGCCTGCTCGTCATCATCGTGCTCGGCGAGTCGGTGCTCAGCATGGTCGCGGCGGTGTCGGAGGCGTGGACGGTCGCGGCGGGCGTCGTGGGGTTCCTCGGGCTCGTGACGGTCGCCCTCCTCGCGTGGTCCTTCTTCTTGTTCGGGGTTGATGCGATGCAGGCCGGGCTGGTGCGGCTGCGTGAGCGGCGGGACGTGCGCGGCATCCGGGACACGGTCGCCTTCCTGCCGTTCGTGCTGCTCGCCGGGGTGACCGCGGTGTCCGCTGCGCTCGCCGAGGCGATCGCGCATCCGTTCGAGCCGCTGCCGCCCGCGCTCGCCGTGTGCCTCGGCGGAGGGATCGCCCTCTACTACGCGACGAACGCGGCGATCTCGCGCCGGTACGGCGACCCGTGGCCGGTCGTGCTGCGGTGGGGCGTGCCTGCGGTGGTGCTGTCGCTGCTGCTGGTGCCGATCGGCGTGGTGGTCCCGGCGGCGGCGACGGTCGCGTGCGCGGTCGTCGCGCTGGGCTACGTGATCCCGCACGCCGAGGTGTCGGCGCGCCGGCGGGCGCGCGCGGCGCGCGCCTGA